The genomic window AAGATCTTAAAACATCAGAGAAACAtatttttgtgctgcttttcaggcagttttgattttttcagCTACAGAAAGTCAATCTTTGTTTTAATACCAGATAGCTAGAAATCCCAGTTCCTGATAATATAAATTGTATAGTTTCATGTGCAACAGTACAAATAGAAGAGTGATACTAACTacaatagaaagaaaacagaattcttGACTTCGTGTAATTATGTCATCTTCTCCTCCAGGAAGAAGACTGAGGCTGTTAAAAATCCTTGCTCATTAAAAATCCTTGCCCTAAAGTCAAATGAATAATTTTGCCTTTGATTTTAGTGAGTTCAAGCTGTTTTCACAGATATGTCAGAATTGTAACCATTTTCATTATAtcaaaaacaaaggaagaaggGACATTCTAGAGAACTCTGGGAATAATGAAATACTGTTATTAGCAAACCAATTTAGGGAGATTTTGTATCTCCAAGAACAAGGACAGAAAATGCACCTTTGAAAAAAGAACTATATCTGATCAAATTTCTCCTTCCCTATTTCAAAATGTGCTATGTCATATAGCAGTCATGTCAGCTGTATGACTCACTGTAGAAATAGAGAAATATCCTGAAGTATTGTAATACTTCAAGGGATACCTCAGGAAATGGGTGTACTGTGCCTATTGCTAGCATTTTAAGATACTCATCTTAAGACCTGTTGGAGATCTGGGGACCCCAAGTGTGTATTAATACAAGTACAATTTAGGATAGGTCAGATAGAAGCTTTATTAACTGTTATCATAGTGAGCAAATATTCAGACAGcatctccccctctgctcctctgttCTCTGCTAAGTGATTTCTGAGACCCAACCagctttttgtttcagaaaaaaaagaaagaaagtggtGAGGAAAAACAATCCTTTCAATATTAACAAAGTCAAGTATCCATCCCTGGAATGGATTAACTACTTAAGTAGCTTGCTAACAGCCACAATTCTAAGAAGGAATCAAACAGTACATAATGTGACAATGTAGAAAGAAGGCTCTGGTGGAGCCTATAGGAGTGGCACACCCGGTATTAGCTTAGCTCAGAAGTGGGGAGGTAGAAACAGTCAGAGACTTCTAGCTTTTAATTCAAAGGAACGTTTTAGTTAGGGTGAATGTTTTAGTTAGGATGTTTTGttaggaatgttttagttagGATAAGCTTCTTAGGCAGACCTCTCAAATCTTAAATATTAATGATTTTACCACCACAGACTACCTCCAGTTTTATCTGTGTTTAATGTTAAACTAAATTTGTGTCTGTAGGGCTTTTTATGGAAAGACCATTGCTTACTCTTCTAGAGCTCCAAACTGCTGGACTCATTTAGCCTCTAACACAATGGCACTATGCTTTTGGGTAATAGTAGAGCTCTGAGAGGTCAGAGGCACCTACTAAAATTGACTTAatcttgctgaagtccaaacCACTTTGCCGTTAATGGCAAGAGCAATCACAAGCCTGTCTGCAAAATACCTTTATCCATAAACTACACCTACACTTGCTATACTACAAGGTATAACTTGCATGGTAAAATGTGCTCAAGTAGTGGCTACGCTCCTGATATGGAATGTAAAATGCTGATGGGGAAAAACTATACAAGTGTTTAAGTGTTTCTTTAAtacttgctgcttttgaaaattttgtgtTTACTCAGAATGTTATTGGAGAAGAAGTTTATGAATCCAAACATTGGCCAAACAGACTCCTATCCACCATTctgcagtttcagaaaaaatagtATTGTTATAGCAGtacaataaatacattatttccttttaattattcCTTGCTAGTGTTCAGATTATGACTTATGCCAAAGAATATCAGGACAAAGGCAACACCCTGATTCAGGGCAGGTATATCAGAGGAGCCAGTGGGATCCTAATGTTATTGAAaaacataagaaagagaaagatcAGCTTGAAGAAGctaatgaagaagaagatgaagagcaggaagaagaagaggtaAGTATTGCTAATTTCTAACAGTGTGAAGTATTATAATGTACTCTAGACATAGCAGAACAAATTCCAATATTCTAAAATATCACCATACTACATtatgaattaattttgctgaaCTCTAATCTTAATTcagtttctgttctgctttaaGAGATGTAGGATAATACTTAAATGGTAGGTTTAAATGACAGCAAATGGTAATTATTGTATAGCTTAACCTGGATTCAGTCTCTAACTCAGAAGTCACTGAACTGTTTCTTGCCATAAGTTAGAAGGGTGTATCAGGAGAATGGTGACTATACTGTCTGTTTCTTGGTCTAAGGAAACAAGAGAGTTCTTAATTCTTGTTTATTGTAGCAAGTTTTACTAGTATTTGCAGGATACCAgcttgttttctggttttggtgttAGACTACtacaaacagattttcttttttttcatgaaggTATTAATTTTGAATTCAGGTTGAATTGTTCTGGTTTATAATGCTGGCCAGAGACGTATCAATGCAATTTCTAGGCACATTCCTCTCAATTTGCAGAAACTACACTTCATCAGGATAGGATCATGGTCAGCAATCATGGGGCTAATACTCATTGCAGTACTCTGGAAAGCTGCTTTATTTACCTTTGAGTAAAGACAAAAATTAGTTTagtacattattttatttctgtatcttgAACTGTGTAACTTTTCATTCTGCAGACTGCAGAAGATCCACTTATGATGTCAGAATTTTTGCATCAACTAGTGCAGAGGCCTGAAGATATTCttgaaaatgcagaggaaaaagttgGAACGTATAAAGATATAATGCTTCATCCTTTAGaagtaagaaaaagcaaaataatatgATTATGCATaacaaaagactttttaaaatatcttgcactattttatttttttttttagtttgaaatTTATTGTATGGAGGTGGGCAGAAGGCATGCTACAACATATCCCCAAGTTCTGAAATTCATACTGAAATCAATGATAGAAAGTTGTCATCTGTAGGTTTTGTTTCTACTCTGGAGTCAAGATAAAGTAATCCACTTTGAGTTTTAAAAGTGAAACCATACCTGCCACCACAATGCTTCCTTAATGTAGGAAGTGAAGTGTTTGAAGAACCCAGTGTACCATTACCAGAGTCCATTCTAGCATGCCATCCCATAAGAAATCTGCTCTTTGCATCCATTGCTCTGCACTCCAATAGATTCCCTTCCTCACTTGCTTCACTGCCTGCGAATTTATATACCCAATAATTAGTTTGCTTTATCACCTatttcatttctgcagctgtgacattgtttttttctttccttgttatGTTCAGGAAAGTTGGATTTACTATGTATCttttccccaccccccacccccaggtCCAAAGCAATAATTcgttcttttatttttttttttttttttccttaatctcCTGGTACAAGCAACTGCAAAAGCCTCATGTTTGCTGCGCACTTGACAATTACTGTTTATTTATGCACTTCAATTTCCTTATGGATTAGATGAATCTATAGATAAAATTGTGTAAAACTGGTATAATGTTCTTTGCTACAGTAACAAACTTGTTACTGCTGtgaaggggaaagcaaaaaatgtgGTTTCTTTAATCATTATACAATCTCACATGGGTTTCTTGTAAGCAAACTAATGGAAAGTTGTTTAGATCAAATTACTTTAGAATGTACACCAAACTTTAACACTTTCAACACATTCCACTAGTTGGTAGGTCTTACTTAGGCTTCACTAATGATGAATGTGTTAGTGAACATACTTAGTGGTTCACTAATACATTAAAAGAACATAGGGGTCTATCATTGGCCCAGGTAGAGGCTGAGATgatgaaattgaaaaatagcTTATAAGATGTGCAGTTTGTACTGAACTGGGATAGGTAGAAAGAACTTTGGCAAACAGACTTCGATTTCTTGGTAAGTTGTTAGGATGAAATTGAGTAGAAATAAGTGTTAAATACTACAGTTAGGGAGGAAACCTAATGAACAACTACAACATGTGAAATAATTGGCTAGACCTCAGTACTGCAGATAATCTGCAAACTGTGGGGTTTTAGTTAGTCATAAATTGAGTCAATAAATGTGATGCTATTGtacaaaagcaaatattatGGATGTACTAAGAAGACCATTGTATATAAGATAAACACAAACTATTATCTTCTCTGTAGAAAAGTATCAGAAAGAAGTAATTAGTTATTATCTATGTCTACCAAAGGTAGgacaaataatttaatttatagtTTAAAAGACTTAGACTAGGTGCAAGGAAATGAACTCTGACCTTAAGTGTAGTGAAGAAAGTTGTAAAGTCACCTTCACTAGGCTTTTTCAGGGCTGGGGTTAGACCAACATCCTTCAGGAATGGAGTAAGTGTTCTCAATCCTCAGACAGAGACATTAACAATGGACATGGGATGTCTATTTTAGTCTGATATCTTCTTTACTAATGGGAAaattgaaaataagaaaaatcaaagatattgttcaaattttacagaaattgaGTCAGgaccaaaatgaaaacattggTCTCATGGCTGGTATTTCTATGAAACCTGTTAATTGACATTGTCACCATTTTCCAGCAGAGAATTAAGGTAGTTAGACAATTAGAAGTTGAATTCATACACAAAATGTTACTGTATCTTGATTCTTTGTAGCTCTTTTGCATTTGAGCTAGGATATATAATCTGTTTTCTGAACCCATTGTAACTCCAGTTTTGGAATTCTCTCTGTATTTATCCATCACCAAATAAAAGTTTATCTCCAGAAGATTTTATAGGTCATCAGTACAATGAATCTTGGTTTTGCTGAAGTCCACAGTACTCCAGCCTTTGATATGTGTAGGAACAGAATGAGCTTCAATGTCATCATCTGGTTTGCTATACTCAATTGATGAGTATGTCTTTGTTCTTAAACAGGACTTGATGGCTGAACAGGATTGTCAATATCTTATTGAACTGGATGGAAATCAGAAACCAGATGATCTCTTTGTAGTAAGCAAGCTATGCACCAACTTAGTTAACCTCcactagaaaataatttctcagttcagtggattgttttctttattaagGTGTTGGCAAAATTTTAAGTTGTGtataaaactaatttaattattattagaaaacatgagctttgaaatgcttgcttttgctgctcTATTAAAACAATTATAAGATTCACTGCACCACACCCAGGCTTACATACATGTTACATGAGAATATTTTCAGGCAGGCTACAAACTCTTTTGTATTGTATCCATCTGATTTTAGTGCTTTATTTTGTGTATTAGTGTAAAATATCATTATTAAcatgagaaattaaaacattttcaatatGATATATTTACAGAATTGGCTTATTTTGTGTTGGTGTCTAAAATAATGACAGCATTTTTATGAATTTGATATTGTTTTACAGTGTAATAGAAGACACTTCATTCTTTTAACAATTCTGCTGCGTGCTTGTGTCTAGATTTTTAGCTCATAACATAGCAACTCATTCTCCCTATTAAAAAACTACAATGATAAACTTTGAAGATAAATAATCTTATCCTCTGCCTCAGAAATAAGAGTTGCTTCAAATCAGAACTTAAAGTACGGGGTTGAAAATTGAGAGATTGTCTTTGACAATGTAGGAAGTGAGCTGCTCCTGCAGTTTTGCCTCTGTTGTTTGAAACAAATTGAATCAATTATAATTCTGTAAGTATTATTTCAATTTATGCTTAACTTTACTACCAAGAGTAGTcctatgggaaaaaaaaacctcactaaTTTTGCAGAGTTGGAACATAAAAGTTCCTCATTTATGATCTGTTTGTGAACATTACAACAGAAAATTTATAGTAAAGGCGATCAAGTTGTGTAATGATTCCAACCATTTTACCTAAAAGTAAGGCAAAGACCTGTTATGAAACTAGTCCAAACATgacaaaatttgctttttcatttcaagaaCACTTGCATTCAAGCAAGATTACATACAGGAAATACTTCAATTAAATTTAATATCATCTGATTCTCATTGACAGACATCTGGTTTAagtatctttttaaataaattagcCAAAGTTGTATTACTTCCAAGTGTGCATAATCTGATCTCCTAAAGAgactttcctccttttcagatTGGAGCTCATCTGAATAATTCCACTGCTTTGTGAGAAAGAATCCTTCACAGCCTATTCCTTTAGAAGGCTTGGGATTCACAGCATAATGAGGAGATATAAAGGCTGTGATTCAGCATTTTGCACTGCCTGTATCTACCAAATAGCTTGTTAAAACTCAGCTCAATAACTAGCATGACTCCAAGCTAGAAACTGGGCCTTAGTGTATATGTAGCCATTATATAAATAATAAGTTACAATCTAAAAAATACTTTGCGGGTCCTTTCAGATCACAAAAACAGTTTTGATCGGTACTAAGTAAagagttattttttctttagtcaGTGGTAGTCCGACTTCAATCTCTGGGTGTTCAAAATGGAGCTCCTATAACTAGACTTCAAAGTCAGCAAGAAGAAATGCCGGAGAGACTGGAAAATGTAAGTGTGCTTTTCTAAAATGTGATTGACTGtagtaattataaaaatattttttattttctgctgtaagCTTGTATTATAACATCTTTGTGTCACAGCAACCAGTTTGTTTCACAATGCAATAAGGGCATTTTTTGAGCCTTGATTTTCCAGAAATGTGAATTTAAGATAATTCTGGGACTGAAAGccacttaaaaaaatcactaaaaaagAAGTTAGGTGATTATAACAGAattttgaacaaaatgtttgttttagcAACAGAGGGAGAATGAATTCCttccaagaaaataaagaaactttAGCCAAAGGATAACAACCTCAGCAGCTGACTTTTAGCTCACTCTTTACTCTTTTCCTGAATGAGAAACAGCATGCTAATACAAATTTAGCAACATCCTGCATAGCTGAAATCACATATGTTGTATTTCCTGTAATTAATTAGAAACATGACAAATTAGTGCTGAATTTTGCTGAATCATGACAATTATAATTTGTGTCCCCTCCAAATataactgaaaaacagaagtctTTGCGTAAATGTCTTCACCTATATTCACTTGCAGTCATcttaaacaaaacttttaagTCATTCTTAAGCAAAACTTTGAATGGTACTGTAACTGGGAGACCCCGCTACacattttcagagaaacacTTCCCTCttcacttttctgttttctcagtcCCTGACAAATTCACAAGTGAAGGACTTTCTGTGTCAGAGGTCgtctgtatttattatttagttaatctgtgtgtttgtgttagTCTGTGTGTAAGCTTTTAGCATCCACAGTATTTGGGGCAAAGAGTTCCGCAGCTTAACTGGACGTTATATACAGAATTGCTTCCCTTTGTGTTGAACCTGCCACCTTTTAGCTCAGTCTCCTCTAGTTGTTGATATGCAAAAGTCAGTAAATAGTTTTGTTCTCTGTATCTGCCCTCTAATAACTCATGATTTCAGACTTCTGTCCTGTTCTTATGTAGCTGTCTTATTCCTGGACTGAAGAGTTCCAGTCTACTTAACGTTATTTCTGCTTACATGAAAATCTTTTTGTGCGATTGATCAGTcatattacatttttctgaaacttttccAATTCTACTGCCTACTTTTTGAGATTAGGGTAGCAGAATGCACATAGCATTCAATGATGAGGACAGGATTtatacaataaaaaaaccaaaaccctttATCTTCTATTCTCTCTTTGCTAAACATTCCTAACATTCAGGTTGGTTTTCTGACTGCTCTTCAGCATTGATCAGATGTTTTCGTGAAAGTATGTATTATAACTCCAAGATCTATTCCTGAGTAGTGAGAATCAATGACAACTCATgattttctctgtaaaactgcTATTTTAATGCCTGGCTTCCTAGATTCTGAAGGTccttctgcagttcttcacagcCAGCACTTGTCTATACTATTCTCAATAATTAAGAGTCACCATAAACTTTAGGATTCACTCCCTATTCACTTTCTGTAGAAGGTCTATTAAACTTACTCCTATCACATGACATTTCTGCATGCCTGAAAGAGATATTTTGGACTTGCTATTCCCCCCCGTAGATCATGATCATTTCTTCATCCCCTTCAGAAGAAATCTTGGCCATTTTCTGTCGTCTTCAATAAATGGCTGATTTGTACCTCTTTATTGttttaaacttctgaaaataataaatgaagcCTACAGgaactatttttattaaataaaattgaaaaactAAATagcttttccttaaaattgTCCTACAATTctgaaatacataatttttttaaagattctaAAAAGCATaatgtggttttctttctaggtttGGTTATTTTccaacaaaatatttcaaaaaaggCTAAGAGCAAGACATATGTAGCTTCAGACAAAGATTACATATGCTGTAATTGCTGTTTTAATAAACAGGATGAACTTTTCCGGGTTCTGTCATCTTACAAACTAATAGCACACAGATATCGATGGCGTAGAAGCAGGTGGGGACAAGCATGTCCTGTGGCTCTAAAGGAAGGTGATATTGTAATGGGAAACCCAGACTTGGCTGTCAGGTTAGCAGAATTtgacactttttatttttatttctattttataagAAAACTGACTATACCTGTTagcttctcttctgttttaagTTTTCTAGGTAAAATGTACGTACTGTCAACCCCAGAAGCATTGAAAACATTTATGCTGAATCCACGGCCTTACCTGTTACCACCAATGCCACTTCCTCCTTGTAAAGTATTAGTATTTGGTCCTGCATTCTCTGGAAGAACGACTATTTGTAACCTAATTGCACACAAATATAAAGGAAAGGTAGGTTCATAAATGTCTTATGTAACAAGGGTATCAGCTGAGGCTTGGGAATCAGTTAAGCAAATTCTTATTCCTGTTGTGTTACTAACATACACATTGCAAATATATGGATTACAGAGGAAACACAGTAATTTAGTGAAATTCATTTCTATAAAAGTAGCtaaatttcaaaaatttttttaatttacccTCTATGTGAGACAAATATTTGTCAGTTATTTGTCTTAGCATAAGAATATTATGAATAACTTTTGTATCTATGATAATtaaatgtaaatgcaaattagaaattattttttccacaaaaaaacacTGCACTTGAATTATATgtaaatttttctgaaatttgcaGAGTTTTTCCAAATTCATGTCATCATATGGAAGTGGAATCAGATGcaatatttctcttctgtgttatttttattttttcaaatcattTCACTAGGTTCTTGATATGGCCAAACTCATTCAAGCCCATATGAAAGAatcaagagaagaaaacattgagCAGGTGCGAAGGGATACAGTAGAAAAGGCGATAAGAGCAGTGAAAAGTAGGTTGGAATCAGAAAAACAGTCAAGAGAACCAGGTGAATGAGGTGTTCCATGGTCTTTGAAGCTATCTTATTTGCTTTAGGTTATTTAACTGAAGCAATTGCTGTCactttaatttataaaatattacagaagtTGTTATGATTGTTGTGCATTAAATATGAACTAAAAGAAGTGAAGGGAATAGCTGAGTAGAATTTAGTATTTTTGATATCTATAAATCCTCTGAATTTGAGGGCCATGAGTATGGAAGAAAGAGTTTTCTGAGctctttttgaaagaagaaattggTTTTGACTGAAACTGGTTGGAAAATTTCCATTTGAATTACTTTCTGACAAGTTAAATCTCTGCAAAATTGAAATTTTCTTCAAGAAAGCAGCTTGTCATCTAGGCTGATGTGAACCCACAATCTACAGATTCTCCGCTTTGGAGCAGCCTTCCAAGTATGCTGTCTCAGATGGCACATGACAAGACTCTCCAGCTTTGGTCACATTTAGACTTCTTAAGCTGCCCAGATTTTTGCAGGTTGAtgaattcagaaaatattttgacaatGTGAAAATAACATGttcttttaatatct from Gavia stellata isolate bGavSte3 chromosome 2, bGavSte3.hap2, whole genome shotgun sequence includes these protein-coding regions:
- the AK9 gene encoding LOW QUALITY PROTEIN: adenylate kinase 9 (The sequence of the model RefSeq protein was modified relative to this genomic sequence to represent the inferred CDS: substituted 1 base at 1 genomic stop codon); this translates as MALQEEKQAQPFADIFDEDEAEKSFLLSKPTCLIILGKPGSGKKTLARKLAEIWKCVFIEALEVIQTNIHEETEYGLKCQELLFKGQSISEELVTEMILKKIESPEVAHFGYVLSGFPSLSEEYMTVSQQIEKIKNLKLKPDFLINIKCSDYDLCQRISGQRQHPDSGQVYQRSQWDPNVIEKHKKEKDQLEEANEEEDEEQEEEEVSIANFXQYPLMMSEFLHQLVQRPEDILENAEEKVGTYKDIMLHPLEDLMAEQDCQYLIELDGNQKPDDLFVSVVVRLQSLGVQNGAPITRLQSQQEEMPERLENDELFRVLSSYKLIAHRYRWRRSRWGQACPVALKEGDIVMGNPDLAVSFLGKMYVLSTPEALKTFMLNPRPYLLPPMPLPPCKVLVFGPAFSGRTTICNLIAHKYKGKVGS